Part of the Kineococcus aurantiacus genome, ATCCTCCCAGAAGCGGACGTGGGCCACCCACCCACCCCGACCACGCTGGTCCGGACCGGTCCGAACCGGTCCGGTCCAGTCCGGTCCGGTCCGACAGCGAGCACCCGCTGGCTCGGGGTGAGCCGACCGTCGGCACCGGGACCGGCGACCGGAGCGGACCTGGTTGAACGTCGACGCACCGGCTCTTGTGGTTTACGCTGTATCCCCGGTGCACCTGAACCGTGGTGGCGAGCGGGGGCGAAGCACCCGCCGTGCCGTCAGACTCGGCGCGAGCAGCAGTCGTCCCGCCACCAGCGAGGAGAGTCATGCCGATCAGTGAGGACCAGGCGTTCCTGGTGGCACGCTCGGTCGCCGTCGACCGCGACGGCACGCAGGTCGGTCCGGTCACCGGCATCTACTACGACGACCACACCGGCCGCCCGGAGTGGGTCACCGTCGCCCTGGCGCTGGACCCGTCCGAAGCCGACGGCGCCCTCCCGCCGGCCGGGGAACGCTTCGTCCCCCTGGCCAGCGCGGCCTACTCCCGAGGTCGCCTGCACCTGGACGTCACCACCGGGCAGGTCCGCACGGCTCCGCAGGTGGCGGACGGCAACGACCACCTCGACGGCGCCGCGGAGGTCGACCTGTACCGCCACTACGGCCTGTCCCCGGCCGGGGACACCGACGTCGACCCGGCCACGGGCACCACACCGCGCACCCACGCCGAGCCGGGCGACCACAGCCTGCTGCCGCCCGTCGAACGGTGAACACCGGTGGAGCCAGCAGACGCGTCGACCGCGACGGCACCGTGAGCCGGTCCGCCGACCTCCCGGCCGGAGCCGGCAACGGCCGAGCCGAGCGCGACGAGCAGGCTCCCGTGCAGGTCCAGGTCGACGCCGGACGGATCACGGTGCGCTTGCACGGTGACGTCGACACGGCCGTCGAGCACGAGCTGCGTGCCGCGATCGAGGACGCCGTCGACCTCGCCGGCACCACCGGCACCGCCGAGACCGCCGTCGTCGTCGACGTCCACCAGGTGCCCTTCATGGACTCCACCGGGGTCGCCTTCCTGGCCCGGCTCGCCCTGCGGCTGGCTCCGCGCCGCGTCGTCGTGGCCGGCGCCGGCCGTCAGGTCCGCTTCGTGCTCGACCTCACCCAGGTGGACCAGGTCGTTGACCTCCTCGACGACCCCGAGGACCACGGCGCCCACGAGGACCTCGCAGGCACCTGAGGCGGCTCCACCGGATCCGGCCGGACCGGGCGCAGTCGGTCTCCCGGAACCGGGAGCGCGAGGGGCAACAGCCACCCAGGCGCGGGTCGGGGAAGAAAAGTGGTGGAGACCCCGACTTCCGGTTGCGGGCCGTGGTCGGCACTGGCTTCATGGGGACCAGCGCTTAACGGTGTAAACGGACACCGTCGAGCCGTCCGGACCACTTCGTTCAACAAGGAGCGACCATGACCGACCAGACCACCCGCACCCAGTCGAACCCCGCCGGCGCCGGGGTGTCGGGCAAGCCCAGCACCCTGTCCACCCCCCAGGGCAGCACCACCATCGCCGACACCGTGGTCTCGAAGATCGCCGGCATCGCCGCCAAGGACGTCTCGGGCGTGTACGCCCTCGGCGGCGGCGCCTCCCGCGCGGTCGGCGCCCTGCGCGAGCGGATCCCCGGCGGGCGCGTCAACCACTCCCAGGGCGTCTCGGTGGAGGTCGGGGAGACCCAGACCGCGATCGACGTCGACCTCATCGCCGAGTACGGCGTGGCCATCTCC contains:
- a CDS encoding STAS domain-containing protein, with the protein product MSRSADLPAGAGNGRAERDEQAPVQVQVDAGRITVRLHGDVDTAVEHELRAAIEDAVDLAGTTGTAETAVVVDVHQVPFMDSTGVAFLARLALRLAPRRVVVAGAGRQVRFVLDLTQVDQVVDLLDDPEDHGAHEDLAGT
- a CDS encoding Asp23/Gls24 family envelope stress response protein → MTDQTTRTQSNPAGAGVSGKPSTLSTPQGSTTIADTVVSKIAGIAAKDVSGVYALGGGASRAVGALRERIPGGRVNHSQGVSVEVGETQTAIDVDLIAEYGVAISDLAASVRRNIISSVERMTGLQVTEVNIDVNDIHLPQDDADEEAEQRTARLQ